ACAAAATCTCACCTTTCTCGTGACACCATCCTTGTAACCTCACGAGGTTTCTGTGTCTTAAGCTTCCGATTATGGATAGCTCAGATAAAAACTCGTTCTTTTTGTCTTGTGAGCTGTGACTGCATCGTTTCACGGCGACGATGTCTCCTGTCTCAGGTAATATTCCTCTGTAAACAACTCCGAAGGCTCCGTGTCCGATGATTCGACTCTCGTTGAAGCTCTTTGTACCGGCTTTGAGTTCTTTGTAGCTGAACTCTTTTGGAGCTTTGATGATCTCCGATGCGAAAGAGTCAAATCTCTCGACTCGTTTGAACTTTTTGGAGTAGACCCAGAACAAAGCTCCGGCGAATAGTGCTAGAAAGAAAGCTCCGGCGGTTACTACTCCGGCGATTGCTCCACGGTTCTCTTTGCAGAAGCTGTTGTGGCAAGACGAAGACGAAGTTTTCGATTGAGTGTTGCTAGAGATCGGAACCGCTGAAGAAGACGGTTGTGACGCTAACGGCGGCGGAGAGTTCACCGAATTAGCTTTCGGATTCATCAAATTAGcccgaggaggaggaggtgaacCGGATCCGGATCCGAAACCCGACCCGAATGAGGAACTGAAGCTCCACCATTCGATAGTGTGACTCTCTGTGCTTCCCTGAGTTGAACCGGAGAATCCGACGAACATGAAATCGTTCACGNNNNNNNNNNNNNNNNNNNNNNNNNNNNNNNNNNNNNNNNNNNNNNNNNNNNNNNNNNNNNNNNNNNNNNNNNNNNNNNNNNNNNNNNNNNNNNNNNNNNNNNNNNNNNNNNNNNNNNNNNNNNNNNNNNNNNNNNNNNNNNNNNNNNNNNNNNNNNNNNNNNNNNNNNNNNNNNNNNNNNNNNNNNNNNNNNNNNNNNNNNNNNNNNNNNNNNNNNNNNNNNNNNNNNNNNNNNNNNNNNNNNNNNNNNNNNNNNNNNNNNNNNNNNNNNNNNNNNNNNNNNNNNNNNNNNNNNNNNNNNNNNNNNNNNNNNNNNNNNNNNNNNNNNNNNNNNNNNNNNNNNNNNNNNNNNNNNNNNNNNNNNNNNNNNNNNNNNNNNNNNNNNNNNNNNNNNNNNNNNNNNNNNNNNNNNNNNNNNNNNNNNNNNNNNNNNNNNNNNNNNNNNNNNNNNNNNNNNNNNNNNNNNNNNNNNNNNNNNNNNNNNNNNNNNNNNNNNNNNNNNNNNNNNNNNNNNNNNNNNNNNNNNNNNNNNNNNNNNNNNNNNNNNNNNNNNNNNNNNNNNNNNNNNNNNNNNNNNNNNNNNNNNNNNNNNNNNNNNNNNNNNNNNNNNNNNNNNNNNNNNNNNNNNNNNNNNNNNNNNNNNNNNNNNNNNNNNNNNNNNNNNNNNNNNNNNNNNNNNNNNNNNNNNNNNNNNNNNNNNNNNNNNNNNNNNNNNNNNNNNNNNNNNNNNNNNNNNNNNNNNNNNNNNNNNNNNNNNNNNNNNNNNNNNNNNNNNNNNNNNNNNNNNNNNNNNNNNNNNNNNNNNNNNNNNNNNNNNNNNNNNNNNNNNNNNNNNNNNNNNNNNNNNNNNNNNNNNNNNNNNNNNNNNNNNNNNNNNNNNNNNNNNNNNNNNNNNNNNNNNNNNNNNNNNNNNNNNNNNNNNNNNNNNNNNNNNNNNNNNNNNNNNNNNNNNNNNNNNNNNNNNNNNNNNNNNNNNNNNNNNNNNNNNNNNNNNNNNNNNNNNNNNNNNNNNNNNNNNNNNNNNNNNNNNNNNNNNNNNNNNNNNNNNNNNNNNNNNNNAAGGACAAAATCGGAACTTTAGGTTTCAGATTGGAGTAAGAGACCGATACGTTGAAGACCCGAGTTACTCCGTCGTATTCGATCCATGAATTGACGGTGTTGCCGCTCTTGAGATCGATGTTAACGGTGCCAAGATCGCctgaaacagaggaaacgaCGCCGTTTACGTCGAACCCGACATGGTTGCTATTAATGTCTTTGAAATCCACGTCCATTAAAGTATCGAACTCGACGGCGACGAATTTTGAACCGGAACCGTTAGGACCGGTGAGTCCAAGCGAGCCACCGGCGAAGCCGATTGTGTTCGCGTCGGGGGAGATGACGAAAGCGAGACCGCCGCCGATGGAGGAAGGGTTGACATTGGTGattgagaaggagaaaaaagTTGAGAAGCTTGTCGGAGAGTGAGTTCCGGGTTGTCGGAATCTGATTGGGTTAGAGTACAAGACTTTACCGGAACCGGAGTTAGGTACAGAGAGGTCAGGCGTGAGGCTAACGATTCCGTTGCTTAGACGAGCATCACCGAGGAGCTTTAGGTTGCTTATAGCTAGCGTGGAGAAATCGAACTCTGTAGTAGCAGTAGTAGTAGCTCCATTGAAGAAGCAGAGCAAGattgaaataaagaagaagagtaagagagACATTAACGATGTAGCAGAGAGATGTTTTTTTCAGAGAAGAGCCAttggagaagaagcagaagaagaaaagattcttaatttgagagagagatggatgaAAAGTCACGGGATGTGTATTGGGGCAATACTTTGCTTGGAGTAAAGTAAAGGAGAGGAAGAGACAAAGGAATAATATTGGGGGAAGatgagataaagagagagacagagagctgaaaagaaaagagaatccAAAGAGACAACGAATGAAGTCAGACAAGTGGATTGGGATGTAACGCCACGTGGGTTTCCCTAACGGCTATAATATCTCTTTCTTGTTAGTCTGAAAATTTTTctatggagaaaagaaaaatgttatgATATGTCAAAGtgacttttgtgtgtttctgaTTTTCTCACATACTACAAATAACGGTCGTAGCACTTGTATcatcatcttttctttattCTAGTCGTTGTCGTTCGTTGAAGCTAAAAGAGTAGAGAGCCATAAAGTATCCAAatctttttggggtttttttttttggtaaaaaggaAGTGATGAAACAAGCATGCTCTCAACGAGTTGAACTCAAGACCTCCCCGCTTACTAAACGTGTGCTCCAACCAACCGAGCTACGAGGGCTGCTTTCGTTTACGTAATTGACAGATTTCAACATGAATTaatattgaataacacaaacCATTCACATACAGGATATATATACAGTCACCGGATTATATAGTTTTAGTAAAGTTTCCTTTTCTACTCTTAAGTTTCCaaaacatcaaaccaaacaaaactaaatttatctTAACgactgaaccaaaaaaaaacaaatcaaccaTACAGTATTTGGATTTCACAAAGCCAAAATACCCATAACCCAAGAACAACTCGAAACCCTAATAAGAAACATTGCTCATCAGTTGATAGTTAATGGGTTTGAAAGTGGGCCTGAAATTTCCA
The sequence above is drawn from the Camelina sativa cultivar DH55 chromosome 4, Cs, whole genome shotgun sequence genome and encodes:
- the LOC104781193 gene encoding L-type lectin-domain containing receptor kinase VIII.1-like, translating into MSLLLFFFISILLCFFNGATTTATTEFDFSTLAISNLKLLGDARLSNGIVSLTPDLSVPNSGSGKVLYSNPIRFRQPGTHSPTSFSTFFSFSITNVNPSSIGGGLAFVISPDANTIGFAGGSLGLTGPNGSGSKFVAVEFDTLMDVDFKDINSNHVGFDVNGVVSSVSGDLGTVNIDLKSGNTVNSWIEYDGVTRVFNVSVSYSNLKPKVPILSXXXXXXXXVNDFMFVGFSGSTQGSTESHTIEWWSFSSSFGSGFGSGSGSPPPPRANLMNPKANSVNSPPPLASQPSSSAVPISSNTQSKTSSSSCHNSFCKENRGAIAGVVTAGAFFLALFAGALFWVYSKKFKRVERFDSFASEIIKAPKEFSYKELKAGTKSFNESRIIGHGAFGVVYRGILPETGDIVAVKRCSHSSQDKKNEFLSELSIIGSLRHRNLVRLQGWCHEKGEILLVYDLMPNGSLDKALFESRFALPWDHRKKILLGVASALAYLHRECENQVIHRDVKSSNIMLDENFNAKLGDFGLARQIEHDKSPEATVAAGTMGYLAPEYLLTGRATEKTDVFSYGAVVLEVVSGRRPIEKDLNVQRHYNNNNNNVGANPNLVEWVWGLYKEGKVSAAADSRLEGKFDEGEMWRVMVVGLACSHPDPAARPTMRSVVQMLIGEADVPVVPKSRPTMSFSTSHLLLSLQDTLSDCNTVALNSSRSSSWSVPEHNVIIRSDDDHLI